Proteins encoded in a region of the Stieleria neptunia genome:
- a CDS encoding M16 family metallopeptidase, which produces MKRILSPMAASCVVALSLLSVPAVGQESAPAETSAETNENDGDQSPKELMKVTEIEGISEYKLENGVRVLLFPDDSKEVVTVNMTVFVGSRHEGYGEAGMAHLLEHMLFKGTPAHPAIPKDLTERGANFNGTTWVDRTNYYETLPAGEDNLRFALELEADRLMNSFIKGEDLESEMTVVRNEFERGENSPFRVLMQRIQSAAYDWHNYGQSTIGNRSDIERVPVVNLRRFYRKYYRPDNILLIVAGKFDAAQAIEMIGDSFGGLIAPDIPIDPTYTTEPPQDGERTVVLRRVGDVQLAGAAYHIPSGSHPDFAAVKALSIVLGDEPSGRLYKNLVETKIASNVYSLAYAFAEPGLLMAIAEVPEDHSIEEARVQLISILEDSFEENPITEQEVERAKQQILKQRELEAANTDKLAVSLSEWAAQGDWRLYFLFRDIVEQLNAEKVQAAAQKYLVRNNRTVGLFIPSDDAQRVQIPESPDLLAKLKDYKGREVIQAGEQFDPDPMKIEERTLRGTLDNGIQYALLPKQTRGGSVSLYLTLRFGTAETMIDRLGAVELLGILMARGTESLDYQALQDELTRLRADMQLYSTPGLLQLSLKTKREYLTDVIALIGDVLRHPRLSGEELEVIKRQVVTGLQQSASEPTAVAARAVKRAVSPYGKGDIRYVQTLDEEIEMYQSVTIQQVQSLFNELVGGNVGELSVVGDFDVDEVKSQVHGMLAGWESDVPYVRVDRPANSDAEGSLATINTPDKANAFFYSSLQMDLADTDSAYAPLVLGNFILGGGGLSSRLADRVRQQEGLSYTVRSGLSARAKDDRVDLTIYAITNPENKDRLMEVMQEEIERLRTDGVTEDELAKAKSAYLQAERVRRANDGSLASELIQTMFLDRTMKAAAEHDERIESASVESVNDAIRNYIDWDQLVKAVAGDFEAKAKEELE; this is translated from the coding sequence GTGAAGCGAATCCTCAGCCCCATGGCCGCGTCCTGTGTTGTCGCACTGTCCCTGCTGTCTGTCCCGGCAGTCGGGCAAGAAAGTGCGCCCGCTGAAACGTCCGCCGAAACCAACGAAAATGACGGTGATCAATCACCCAAGGAACTGATGAAAGTCACCGAAATCGAAGGCATCTCAGAATACAAGCTCGAAAATGGTGTGCGAGTGCTGCTGTTTCCCGACGACAGCAAGGAAGTCGTGACGGTCAATATGACGGTCTTTGTCGGATCCCGCCACGAGGGCTACGGCGAAGCCGGCATGGCGCACCTGCTGGAGCACATGTTGTTCAAGGGCACCCCGGCGCACCCGGCGATCCCCAAGGATCTGACCGAACGGGGGGCAAACTTCAATGGCACGACGTGGGTCGACCGCACGAATTACTACGAGACCTTGCCGGCCGGCGAAGACAATTTGCGGTTCGCCTTGGAGCTGGAAGCCGATCGATTGATGAACAGCTTCATCAAGGGCGAAGACTTGGAAAGCGAAATGACGGTGGTTCGCAACGAGTTTGAGCGTGGTGAAAACTCGCCATTTCGAGTCCTGATGCAGCGGATCCAGTCGGCGGCCTACGATTGGCACAACTATGGTCAATCGACGATCGGCAACCGCAGCGACATCGAACGCGTGCCGGTGGTCAACCTGCGCCGCTTTTATCGCAAGTACTATCGCCCCGACAACATTCTGCTGATCGTTGCCGGAAAGTTTGACGCGGCCCAAGCGATCGAAATGATCGGCGATTCCTTTGGCGGGCTGATCGCGCCGGACATCCCGATCGACCCGACCTACACCACCGAGCCGCCCCAGGATGGCGAACGAACCGTCGTGCTGCGACGCGTCGGCGACGTGCAACTGGCCGGAGCCGCCTATCACATCCCCTCGGGCAGCCACCCCGACTTCGCCGCCGTCAAAGCACTTTCGATCGTGCTGGGGGACGAGCCCAGTGGCAGACTTTACAAGAACCTGGTCGAAACCAAGATCGCCAGCAACGTGTACTCGTTGGCCTATGCGTTTGCCGAACCGGGATTGCTGATGGCGATCGCCGAGGTCCCGGAAGACCACTCGATCGAAGAAGCACGCGTGCAATTGATCTCGATCTTGGAGGATTCGTTCGAAGAAAACCCGATCACCGAACAAGAGGTCGAACGCGCCAAGCAGCAAATTCTCAAACAACGCGAACTCGAAGCGGCCAATACCGACAAACTGGCCGTCTCGCTCAGCGAATGGGCCGCACAAGGCGACTGGCGGCTGTACTTTCTGTTCCGCGACATCGTTGAACAGCTCAATGCGGAAAAGGTCCAAGCGGCCGCCCAGAAGTACCTGGTCCGAAACAATCGCACGGTGGGGCTATTCATCCCCAGTGATGACGCCCAACGTGTTCAAATCCCCGAGTCGCCCGATCTGCTGGCCAAGCTGAAGGACTACAAGGGCCGCGAAGTGATTCAGGCTGGCGAGCAATTCGATCCCGACCCCATGAAGATCGAAGAGCGGACGCTGCGTGGAACGCTCGACAATGGAATCCAATACGCCCTGTTGCCCAAGCAGACGCGCGGGGGATCGGTTTCCTTGTACCTGACGCTTCGTTTCGGAACCGCCGAAACGATGATCGATCGCCTGGGCGCGGTCGAATTGCTCGGCATCTTGATGGCCCGCGGCACCGAATCGCTCGATTACCAGGCCCTCCAAGACGAACTGACACGACTGCGTGCCGACATGCAGCTCTACAGTACTCCCGGCTTGCTGCAGCTGTCCCTCAAGACCAAGCGTGAGTACCTGACCGATGTGATCGCACTGATTGGCGATGTCCTGCGTCATCCGCGGCTCAGCGGCGAAGAACTGGAGGTGATCAAGCGCCAGGTCGTCACCGGATTGCAGCAGAGCGCCAGCGAGCCGACTGCGGTGGCTGCCCGAGCGGTCAAGCGGGCGGTTTCGCCCTACGGCAAAGGTGACATTCGATACGTGCAAACGTTGGACGAAGAAATCGAGATGTATCAGTCCGTGACGATCCAGCAGGTCCAGTCGCTGTTCAACGAGCTGGTCGGTGGAAACGTCGGCGAGCTGTCCGTCGTGGGCGATTTCGATGTCGATGAAGTGAAGTCACAGGTCCACGGCATGCTTGCCGGCTGGGAATCCGACGTTCCGTACGTCCGCGTCGATCGCCCGGCCAACTCCGACGCGGAAGGATCACTTGCGACGATCAACACGCCGGACAAGGCCAATGCGTTCTTCTACTCGTCGCTGCAGATGGATCTGGCCGACACCGACTCGGCCTACGCGCCACTGGTGCTGGGCAACTTCATCCTGGGCGGTGGGGGACTCAGTAGCCGCCTGGCCGATCGCGTCCGGCAACAAGAAGGCCTGTCGTACACGGTGCGAAGCGGCTTGAGCGCCCGGGCCAAAGACGACCGGGTTGATTTGACGATCTACGCGATCACGAATCCGGAAAACAAAGACCGTTTGATGGAAGTGATGCAGGAAGAGATCGAACGCTTGCGCACCGACGGCGTGACGGAAGACGAATTGGCCAAGGCCAAGTCGGCCTACTTGCAAGCCGAGCGGGTCCGCCGAGCCAACGACGGATCGTTGGCCAGTGAATTGATCCAGACGATGTTCTTGGATCGCACCATGAAAGCGGCCGCCGAACACGACGAGCGGATCGAATCGGCCAGCGTCGAAAGCGTCAATGACGCGATTCGCAACTACATCGACTGGGACCAGTTGGTGAAGGCGGTCGCGGGCGATTTCGAAGCGAAAGCGAAGGAAGAGCTGGAGTAG
- a CDS encoding Rieske (2Fe-2S) protein has protein sequence MESESPNDWIDVASAADLSAGQAMEVVVGEHVIALFRDADSLYALDGLCAHQGGPVAKGELSKTDAGKTCVTCPWHGWQYELATGIQTVNRQPLQRTFPIRERNGRVEVQV, from the coding sequence ATGGAATCAGAATCACCGAACGATTGGATCGATGTGGCCAGTGCCGCTGATCTTTCCGCCGGCCAGGCGATGGAAGTCGTGGTCGGAGAGCACGTGATCGCCCTCTTCCGCGACGCCGATTCGCTGTACGCGCTCGACGGCTTGTGTGCCCATCAAGGCGGGCCGGTCGCCAAGGGCGAACTCTCAAAAACCGATGCCGGCAAGACCTGTGTGACCTGTCCCTGGCACGGCTGGCAATACGAATTGGCCACCGGAATCCAGACCGTCAACCGCCAGCCGCTCCAACGCACCTTCCCCATCCGCGAACGAAACGGACGCGTCGAAGTCCAGGTCTAA
- a CDS encoding type III polyketide synthase has product MSMIIDGLGTATPAHGISQNSAAEIAQTLCCDNAKQARLLSLLYQRSGVRYRYSVALESSEPRFDSAAAQTADIGTRDVRVRAATEPAAMTQPVRQTFFPPASSPEDCGPTTAQRMELYERHAGRLGSESVLQALDRSSFNAGDIDHLITISCTGFYAPGLDVSIIKQCGLAPSVGRTHIGFMGCHGALNGLRVAESLAASNPEMRILMCAVELCTLHQQYGWHPERVVSNALFADGAAALVACTSAPSSRGPKVIATGSTILPDSEDLMGWRIGDHGFEMTLSPRVPTTIERTLEPWLKDWLGKHRLTIGDIRGWAIHPGGPKILQACGDALQFRRGELSVSQNVLAEYGNMSSPTVLFILQRLLQAPESLPCVMLGFGPGLSIEAALVG; this is encoded by the coding sequence ATGAGCATGATCATTGACGGCCTCGGCACGGCGACGCCGGCTCATGGCATTTCCCAGAATTCCGCCGCGGAAATCGCACAAACCCTGTGTTGCGACAACGCCAAACAAGCGCGGTTGCTGTCACTGCTGTACCAGCGATCCGGGGTGCGCTATCGTTATAGTGTTGCGCTGGAATCATCCGAGCCACGGTTCGATTCAGCCGCCGCGCAAACCGCGGACATCGGCACGAGGGATGTTCGTGTTCGGGCGGCGACCGAACCTGCCGCCATGACACAACCGGTGCGACAAACGTTCTTTCCGCCCGCGTCGAGCCCCGAGGACTGCGGCCCGACGACCGCACAACGGATGGAACTGTACGAGCGCCACGCCGGCCGCTTGGGTTCCGAATCGGTCCTGCAAGCGTTGGATCGATCTTCGTTCAACGCCGGTGACATCGATCACTTGATCACGATTTCCTGCACCGGGTTTTACGCCCCGGGGCTGGACGTTTCCATCATCAAGCAGTGCGGGCTCGCCCCGTCTGTCGGCCGCACGCACATCGGCTTCATGGGATGTCACGGCGCCTTGAACGGGCTTCGTGTCGCGGAGTCGCTGGCGGCATCGAATCCCGAGATGCGGATTCTGATGTGCGCCGTTGAATTATGTACGCTGCATCAACAATACGGATGGCACCCCGAGCGTGTGGTTTCCAACGCCCTGTTCGCCGATGGCGCCGCCGCGCTGGTCGCCTGCACGTCGGCGCCATCCTCGCGGGGCCCGAAAGTGATCGCGACCGGATCGACCATTCTGCCCGACAGCGAAGATCTGATGGGCTGGCGGATCGGGGATCACGGTTTTGAAATGACGCTCTCGCCGCGCGTGCCGACGACCATCGAGCGGACGTTGGAACCCTGGCTGAAGGATTGGCTTGGAAAGCATCGATTGACGATCGGCGACATCCGCGGCTGGGCGATTCATCCCGGCGGCCCCAAGATTTTGCAGGCCTGTGGCGACGCGTTGCAATTTCGCCGCGGAGAACTCTCGGTCTCGCAAAACGTTCTGGCCGAGTATGGGAACATGTCCTCCCCGACCGTGCTGTTTATCCTGCAGCGGCTGTTGCAAGCCCCCGAATCGTTGCCCTGCGTGATGCTCGGTTTCGGCCCCGGCCTGTCGATCGAGGCCGCTTTGGTCGGTTGA